The segment AATCACCGTAATGCCAATTCACCGGGGCATATTTTAACCATTGAAGACCCTGTGGAATTTTCTCATCCCAATCAAATGTCTATCGTCAATCAGCGTGAAGTGGGCGTGGATACGGCCTCTTATGCGCGGGCATTAAAAGCCTCATTGCGTGAAGCTCCTGACGTGATATTGATTGGGGAAATTCGAGATCGAGAAACGATGGAAGCGGGCTTAGAATTAGCCAATACGGGACATTTATGTATCTCGACCATGCACGCCAATAATGCGAATCAGGCAATGGAGCGGATTATTAACATGTTTCCCAACGCCATGCACAAGCAATTGTTAATGGATATTTCAGGCAGTTTACAAGCGGTGGTTTCTCAACGTTTAATTCCTGATGTGCGAGGAAAGCGGGTGGCTGCGATTGAAGTGTTAATTAATACGCCGCACATTGCCAACTTAATTATGCAAGGTAAATTAAACGAAATTAAAGAAGCCATGCAAAGCAGCGGTACAAAGGGAATGAAAACTTTTGACGGTGCGTTATTTGACTTGTATCGAGACGGTAAAATTAGCTTAGAAGAAGCATTAAAAAATGCAGATTCTCGCAACGATTTAGAAGCGAAAATTAATTTCGGATAAGGCGACTGCGCCACACCCAAACCCCAAACAGAACAAGAAAACGCAGGGTAAAACAGTCTATTGGGCGATTTTGCTCTGCGTGGGTGATTTTCAACTTTTGTAACTCCTGCTATGTAAGAGATTTTAGGTTAAAATAGCCAGTCATTTTAAGGTAAAATAAAAGACAATGGGCTATCACTTTAATCTCAATCCAATGAATCAACACGCATTAACTTATACCATTTCTCTGTTACTACTCAGCATTGGTTTTGCCATTCCAATTTCTAATGCGTTGACTAATATTCTTATTTTTCTGGCATTAATGACCATTTTATTAATAAAAAATAGCGATAGTTTATTTAATCATTTAAATAAAAATCCTATTGCATGGACAGCGATGGGATTATTAATAGTTATTTTACTGGGCATTAGCTACACCACGGTGTCGTTACCTCAAGCCTTAGAAATGCTGGTTAAATACCGAGAATTATTATATATTCCGTTATTAATAATTCTGTTTCAATATAGCCGCTGTCAACAATGGGCATTATGGGCATTTATGTCAGCGATGTTAGTGACATTAATTCTTTCTTATTTAATTGCTTTGGGTTGGGGAGAATGGGGTAAAGGTGACAGTGCGAATCCCTTTGTGTTTAAAAATCACATTACGCAAGGCATTTTAATGGCTTTATTTGCCTATTTTCTGGCTATTTGGGCTTTATACTGGCCGCGGTGGCGTATTGTTGCGTGGGGGTTATGTGGATTAGCGGTGTTTAATGTGCTGTTGATGACGCAAGGGCGCAGTGGTTATTTAATTTTTGCCTGTTTATTTTTACTGCTGATTTATCATCTTTGGCAATGGCGCGGATTAATTTTTATTTTGGTGATTGCTTTAATCACTATTAGCGTCATGTTATTGGCTTCTAATCGCGTGCAAAATCGCGTGCAAATTTTGACTCAAGATATTGAAGATCATCAAGCAGGATTGCGCACGAATTCTAATGCGTTGCGTTATGATTTCTTACGTAATAGCAGCCACATTGCTTTACAATCTCCATTCATTGGACATGGTACGGGTAGTTTTAAATTAGTTTATCAAGAATTTGTGCTAAACCATACCGTACATCGTTATTTTTCCGAAAATCCGCACAATGAATATTTAATGATTGCGGTACAATGGGGTGCATTAGGATTATTATTATGGCTGTTATTACTGTTTTTATTATGGCGCAATACTCGTCATTATCCCCCTTTGTGGCAATGGCAAGCGCGGGGTTTTGTGCTGGCGATTGTGGTGGGATCGCTGGTCAATTCGCTGTTATTAGACACGACGGAAGGGCATTTATTCGCTTATTTAACGGCTTTATTTTTCAGTTTTGATGAGAAAAATGGGTCTTCTATTTTACAAGATAATTAGATTTGAGATTTTATTGTTATGACACCTTTAAAAAATGACAGATTTATTCGCGCCTTATTGCGCCAATCCGTCGATAAAACGCCCGTATGGATGATGCGTCAAGCAGGGCGTTATTTGCCTGAATATCGTGCGACTCGTGCCAAAGCAGGCGATTTTTTAACCTTATGCAAAACGCCAGAATTAGCCTGTGAAGTGACCTTGCAACCTTTGGATCGTTATCCGCTGGATGCCGCGATTTTATTTTCTGATATTTTAACCATTCCTGATGCAATGGGATTGGGTTTATATTTTAGTGAAGGCGAAGGGCCTGGTTTTAAAAAAATCATTCGTAGCGCGTCAGATGTTGCGTCATTAGGCGTTCCAGACCCGATGGTAGAATTGCGTTATGTCATGGATGCGGTGAGTTTAATTCGTCGAGAATTAGCGGGAAAAGTGCCATTAATTGGCTTTTCGGGCAGCCCTTTTACTTTAGCCACTTATATGGTTGAAGGGGGCAGCACGAAAAACTTTCAATACATTAAACAATTCTTATTTTCTCAACCTGAATCCGCACATCAATTATTAGCCTTATTAGCACAAACTATTAGTGATTATTTAAATGCCCAAATTAAATCAGGCGCACAGGCCGTAATGATTTTTGATACGTGGGGCGGTGTGTTGACTACACGCGATTATTTAACTTTTTCTTTAGCCTACATGCGTTTGATTGTGGATCGGTTAATTCGAGAACAAGAGGGGCAGAAAATTCCCGTGATTTTATTTACTAAAAATGGCGCATTATGGTTAGAATCAATGGCCGAAACGGGTTGTGATGCTTTAGGATTAGATTGGATGTTGCCCATTGGCGAAGCGCGGGCGCGTGTGGGGCATCGTGTGGCGTTGCAAGGCAATATGGATCCGTGCATTCTTTACGCACCGCCTGCGCGCATTGAAGCTGAAGTGGCAGATATTTTAGCCAGTTATGGCGTGGGCAATGGGCATGTGTTTAATTTAGGACACGGCATTCATCCGCAAATTAATCCCGAACATGTCGATGTTTTTATTCGCGCTGTGCATGAATTAAGCGCGCCTTATCATCAGGCGAATTCTGTTTAATTTCACGCTGATATTAAATGGGTAATTAAAAATAATGTCCGCAGTGATTGAAGTGCGTCATTTAAAAACGCAATTAGGCGAACATCTCATTCATGAAGATGTCAGTTTTGACGTGCATCAAGGCGATATTATGGGCATTATTGGCGGCAGTGGCACGGGAAAATCGGTGTTATTGCGTGAAATTACGCGCTTAATTAAACCTGTTAGCGGCTCTAT is part of the Thioflexithrix psekupsensis genome and harbors:
- the hemE gene encoding uroporphyrinogen decarboxylase translates to MTPLKNDRFIRALLRQSVDKTPVWMMRQAGRYLPEYRATRAKAGDFLTLCKTPELACEVTLQPLDRYPLDAAILFSDILTIPDAMGLGLYFSEGEGPGFKKIIRSASDVASLGVPDPMVELRYVMDAVSLIRRELAGKVPLIGFSGSPFTLATYMVEGGSTKNFQYIKQFLFSQPESAHQLLALLAQTISDYLNAQIKSGAQAVMIFDTWGGVLTTRDYLTFSLAYMRLIVDRLIREQEGQKIPVILFTKNGALWLESMAETGCDALGLDWMLPIGEARARVGHRVALQGNMDPCILYAPPARIEAEVADILASYGVGNGHVFNLGHGIHPQINPEHVDVFIRAVHELSAPYHQANSV
- a CDS encoding O-antigen ligase family protein translates to MGYHFNLNPMNQHALTYTISLLLLSIGFAIPISNALTNILIFLALMTILLIKNSDSLFNHLNKNPIAWTAMGLLIVILLGISYTTVSLPQALEMLVKYRELLYIPLLIILFQYSRCQQWALWAFMSAMLVTLILSYLIALGWGEWGKGDSANPFVFKNHITQGILMALFAYFLAIWALYWPRWRIVAWGLCGLAVFNVLLMTQGRSGYLIFACLFLLLIYHLWQWRGLIFILVIALITISVMLLASNRVQNRVQILTQDIEDHQAGLRTNSNALRYDFLRNSSHIALQSPFIGHGTGSFKLVYQEFVLNHTVHRYFSENPHNEYLMIAVQWGALGLLLWLLLLFLLWRNTRHYPPLWQWQARGFVLAIVVGSLVNSLLLDTTEGHLFAYLTALFFSFDEKNGSSILQDN